The following proteins are encoded in a genomic region of Brachypodium distachyon strain Bd21 chromosome 1, Brachypodium_distachyon_v3.0, whole genome shotgun sequence:
- the LOC106865851 gene encoding ricin B-like lectin R40G3 — protein MDYYRESSYGGGYGAMATPGYAPPVPYGMSQVNIDGCGAPRRPLPPQPTVKVYCRANPNYAMSVRDGKVVLAPANPRDDYQHWVKDMRWSTSVKDEEGYPAFALVNKATGQAIKHSLGQSHPVRLVAYNPEYMDESVLWTESRDVGNGFRCVRMVNNIYLNFDALNGDKYHGGVRDGTEVVLWKWCEGDNQRWQIKPYY, from the exons ATGGACTACTACCGCGAGAGCAGCTACGGCGGGGGTTACGGGGCGATGGCGACGCCGGGGTacgcgccgccggtgccgtaCGGGATGTCGCAGGTGAACATCGACGGCTGCGGCGCGCCGCggcgcccgctgccgccgcagccgacggTGAAGGTGTACTGCCGCGCCAACCCCAACTACGCCATGTCCGTCCGGGACGGCAAGGTGGTGTTGGCGCCTGCCAACCCAAGAGACGACTACCAGCACTGGGTCAAGGACATGCGCTGGAGCACGAGTGTCAAAGACGAGGAAGGTTACCCTGCTTTCGCCCTCGTCAACAAGGCCACTGGGCAAGCCATCAAGCACTCCCTCGGCCAGTCCCACCCC GTTCGGCTGGTGGCGTATAACCCGGAGTATATGGACGAGTCGGTGCTGTGGACGGAGAGCCGGGATGTCGGGAACGGGTTCAGGTGCGTGCGCATGGTGAACAACATCTACCTCAACTTCGACGCGCTCAACGGGGACAAGTAccacggcggcgtccgtgACGGGACCGAGGTCGTGCTCTGGAAGTGGTGCGAGGGCGACAACCAGCGCTGGCAGATCAAGCCTTACTactga
- the LOC100826082 gene encoding ricin B-like lectin R40G2, translated as MFGFGHHHSQAAPPSSGPNQIFKVFCRASDDYVLAVRDGAVVLTPINPKDETQHWLKDMRFSTSIKDEEGMPAFALVNKATGLAVKHSIGQSHPVKLAPFNPAYEDASVLWTESKDVGKGFRCIRMVNNTRLGFDAFHGDKDHGGVHDGTGVVLWEWCKGDNQCWKILPWAEAHAAVDSGAIAGNWAGSGGPPVHSVRVFCKAGEDFSLAARNGTVVLAPTNPRDDYQHWFKDMRHSNRIRDEEGYPAFALINKVTGEAIKHSTGQGHPVKLVPYNPEYQDESVLWTESRDVGKGFRCVRMVNNIYLNFDAFHGDKAHGGVHDGTEVVLWKWCEGDNQRWKILPW; from the exons atgtttGGGTTCGGGCACCACCACAGccaggcggcgccgccgtcgtccgggCCGAACCAGATCTTCAAGGTCTTCTGCCGCGCCAGCGACGACtacgtcctcgctgtccgcgACGGCGCCGTCGTGCTCACCCCCATCAACCCCAAGGATGAAACCCAG CACTGGCTCAAGGACATGAGGTTCAGCACGAGCATCAAGGACGAGGAAGGCATGCCGGCGTTCGCGCTCGTCAACAAGGCCACCGGGCTCGCCGTCAAGCACTCCATCGGCCAGTCCCACCCC GTGAAGCTGGCGCCGTTCAACCCGGCGTACGAGGACGCGTCGGTGCTGTGGACGGAGAGCAAGGACGTGGGCAagggcttccgctgcatccgcatGGTCAACAACACCCGCCTCGGCTTCGACGCCTTCCACGGCGACAAGGACCACGGCGGCGTCCACGACGGCACCGGCGTCGTCCTCTGGGAGTGGTGCAAGGGGGACAACCAGTGCTGGAAGATCCTGCCGTGGGCCGAggcccacgccgccgtcgactCTGGAGCTATCGCTGGTAACtgggccggatccggcggcccgCCGGTCCACTCCGTGCGCGTCTTCtgcaaggccggcgaggacttCAGCCTCGCCGCCCGTAATGGCACCGTCGTCCTTGCTCCCACCAACCCCAGAGATGACTACCAG CACTGGTTCAAGGACATGAGGCACAGCAACAGGATCAGGGACGAGGAAGGGTACCCAGCATTTGCCCTCATCAACAAGGTCACCGGCGAGGCCATCAAGCACTCCACCGGCCAGGGCCACcct GTGAAGCTTGTGCCGTACAACCCGGAGTACCAGGACGAGTCGGTGCTGTGGACGGAGAGCCGCGACGTTGGCAAGGGATTCAGGTGCGTGCGCATGGTGAACAACATCTACCTCAACTTCGACGCCTTCCATGGCGACAAGGCCCACGGCGGCGTCCATGACGGCACCGAGGTCGTGCTCTGGAAGTGGTGCGAGGGCGACAACCAGCGCTGGAAGATCCTCCCCTGGT AG
- the LOC104583422 gene encoding ricin B-like lectin R40G2 has product MYGHPGGSGGYPPAMPPPPPQQYEPTFKIFCRADESYCLTLRHDAVVLAPANPRDDYQHWYKDTRHGGRIKDAEGLPAFALVNRATGLAVKHSLGQSHPVKLVPYNPEYPDESVLWTESHDVGKGFRCIRMVNNIHLNFDAFHGDKDHGGVHDGTTVVLWKWCQGDNQSWKILPWAEPEPAYGGAGYGYGGYPSGGPQEPYPLAPYGGGYRPGPPGGGAEAYPPPAHGGYRPPPGGAEPYPAHGGYRPPAMGDGSGAEVYVPPPGPGYGDNNQLPHALASESTMRVFCRAGEDYSLTVRSGTVCLAPTNPRDHFQHWVKDMRHSTRVKDQEGYPAFALVNKVTGEAIKHSLGQSHPVKLVPYNPEYMDESVMWTESKDVGKGFRCIRMVNNIHLNFDAFNGDKDHGGVHDGTTVVLWEWCKGDNQRWKIIPW; this is encoded by the exons ATGTACGGGCACCctggaggcagcggcggctacCCAccggcgatgccgccgccgccgccgcagcagtaCGAGCCGACGTTCAAGATCTTCTGCCGCGCCGACGAGTCCTACTGCCTCACCCTCCGCCACGACGCCGTCGTGCTCGCCCCGGCCAACCCCCGCGACGACTACCAGCACTGGTACAAGGACACGAGGCACGGTGGCCGGATCAAGGACGCGGAGGGCCTGCCGGCCTTCGCTCTCGTCAACCGCGCCACGGGGCTCGCCGTCAAGCACTCGCTCGGCCAGTCCCACCCGGTGAAGCTCGTCCCCTACAACCCGGAGTATCCCGACGAGTCGGTGCTGTGGACGGAGAGCCACGACGTCGGCAagggcttccgctgcatccgcatGGTCAACAACATCCACCTCAACTTCGACGCCTTCCACGGCGACAAGGACCACGGCGGCGTCCACGACGGCACCACCGTGGTGCTCTGGAAGTGGTGCCAGGGGGACAACCAGTCATGGAAGATCCTGCCATGGGCCGAGCCCGAGCCAGCCTACGGCGGCGCTGGGTACGGCTACGGCGGGTACCCGTCCGGCGGGCCACAAGAGCCCTACCCACTGGCGCCGTACGGCGGCGGGTACCGCCCCGGCCCGCCAGGCGGTGGCGCAGAGGCgtacccgccgccggcgcacgGTGGTTACCGCCCCCCGCCTGGCGGCGCGGAGCCGTACCCGGCGCACGGCGGTTACCGGCCTCCGGCGATGGGAGACGGCAGTGGCGCCGAGGTGTACGTTCCGCCGCCGGGCCCGGGGTATGGTGATAACAACCAGCTGCCGCACGCGCTGGCGTCGGAGTCGACGATGCGCGTGTTCTGCAGGGCCGGGGAGGACTACAGCCTCACGGTCAGGAGCGGCACGGTCTGCCTGGCGCCGACCAACCCCAGAGACCATTTCCAGCACTGGGTCAAGGACATGAGGCACAGCACGCGCGTCAAGGACCAGGAAGGCTACCCGGCCTTCGCACTCGTCAACAAGGTCACCGGGGAAGCCATCAAGCACTCCCTCGGCCAGAGCCACCCC GTGAAGCTGGTGCCGTATAACCCGGAGTACATGGACGAGTCGGTGATGTGGACGGAGAGCAAGGACGTGGGCAaaggcttccgctgcatccgaaTGGTGAACAACATCCATCTCAACTTTGATGCCTTCAATGGCGACAAGGACCACGGCGGCGTCCATGACGGCACCACCGTGGTCCTCTGGGAGTGGTGCAAGGGCGACAACCAGCGCTGGAAGATCATCCCCTGGT AA
- the LOC100826391 gene encoding NAC domain-containing protein 18 encodes MSTTAAALPPGFRFHPTDEELILHYLRNRAASAPCPVPIIADVDIYKFDPWDLPCQAVYGEQEWYFFSPRDRKYPNGIRPNRAAGSGYWKATGTDKPIHDPATGGEPVGVKKALVFYKGRPPKGSKTSWIMHEYRLSGADPLSSSANTNGAGNAYKPIKFRNVSMRLDDWVLCRIYKKSGLQASPMVPPLADYDHMDHTHSSGNNNNDDDGLSSFSGSGGGAGGGFVVDADAACSSFLYAPSGNTTCRTIMAPRLPAIPSMSELFDDYALAQLFDATAAAPEEHHPAVHPSLNQLLSVGDGPHAEYYSSSPSPAVTAGKRKAEDQRAPAAKRLVNGMSCFAVDDVAPQSAAAAESGLQAAVLGAGLSSHQMLPQF; translated from the exons ATGTCGACTACGGCTGCGGCGCTCCCGCCGGGGTTCCGGTTCCACCCGACGGACGAAGAGCTGATCCTCCACTACCTCCGCAACCGCGCCGCATCCGCCCCGTGCCCCGTCCCCATCATCGCCGACGTCGACATCTACAAGTTCGACCCTTGGGACCTCCCCT GCCAGGCGGTGTACGGGGAGCAGGAGTGGTACTTCTTCAGCCCGCGGGACCGCAAGTACCCGAACGGGATCCGGCCCAACAGGGCGGCCGGCTCAGGCTACTGGAAGGCCACGGGTACTGACAAGCCCATCCACGACCCGGCCACGGGCGGGGAGCCCGTCGGGGTCAAGAAGGCGCTCGTCTTCTACAAAGGACGCCCCCCCAAGGGCAGCAAGACCAGCTGGATCATGCACGAGTACCGCCTTTCCGGCGCCGACCCCCTGAGCTCCTCCGCCAACACCAACGGCGCCGGCAACGCTTACAAGCCCATCAAGTTCCGCAACGTCTCCATGAGG CTGGATGACTGGGTGCTGTGCCGGATCTACAAGAAGTCCGGCCTTCAGGCGTCGCCCATggtgccgccgctcgccgacTACGACCACATGGATCACACTCACAGCagcggcaacaacaacaacgacgacgacggcctctcctccttctccggctccggtggcggcgccggcggcggcttcgtcgtcgacgccgacgccgcctgcAGCAGCTTCCTCTATGCGCCCTCCGGCAACACGACCTGCAGAACCATCATGGCCCCGAGGCTCCCGGCGATCCCGTCCATGTCCGAGCTCTTCGACGACTACGCGCTCGCGCAGCTCTTcgacgccaccgccgccgcgccggaggAGCATCACCCCGCCGTCCACCCCTCCCTCAACCAGCTCCTCTCCGTCGGCGACGGCCCGCACGCCGAGTACTACTCGTCTTCCCCGTCTCCGGCCGTCACCGCCGGGAAGCGCAAGGCGGAAGATCAACGCGCCCCGGCGGCCAAGAGGCTCGTGAACGGGATGTCGTGCTTCGCCGTCGACGACGTCGCGCcgcagtcggcggcggcggcggagagcggcTTGCAAGCGGCCGTGCTGGGCGCCGGCCTCAGCAGCCATCAGATGCTTCCCCAGTTCTAA